The Drosophila suzukii chromosome X, CBGP_Dsuzu_IsoJpt1.0, whole genome shotgun sequence DNA window TCGAAACATATCTAACGCCAATAAAAAATTCTGGGGTTTAAATAAAACGTGCCTTTTGAatacataatttttaaattttttttagtttaataaaaaaaaactaagtCTATGCTACATTATTAAAAAtcaatatgtatgtataatcTTTAATAAACAAGGCAAAGGATTAGATGAGTAAATACATTTTACTGCTCTTCTCTCCCTTTCTGTCGCCCCATCTCTGTCTAATGCAGATGTGAACAGCTCCGAGTCGAAATTTAATTTCAACATATTTATTGATGtaattcaaaaaattaaatataagtTATGTTTATAATTATTACTGCTTACTATGCAAAATTACTTTGCAGTTTTGCGTtctgttgttttgttttccttcattataattattattatttgtttttttttgtttactcTTGTTGCTGGTTGTATTTTATTACTTTCCCCCATCTCAGTTGGCTTTGCTTGGTTGTTTCTCCTCCTCCTGATCCTCCTTTTTTCTTCCTCCTCCACTATTCtgcataatttttttgtttgcttttctctgtgtattttattaattttttttattgtttattcttatttttgtGTTTCTTATTTATTCCATTTTAATTAGTTATTGAGTTTTGCTTCGCTCGATTCATAATTAAGCATTGGATTCGATTTGACGTGAATCGAATGGGATATATGCATACATATATGGTGTTTATTCgcttatatatatacatatacatatatataggTTTAGTTTTCCTCAGCATTACTTCTCTTTGCTCCTCCAACATTACCATTATTATTTCTTGTAATTTATTAGGCTAAGTGTtgatttctttctttttcttctcttttttcttttttttttcgtttggGCAATGATGTTTGCTTGTTTTGAGTGGGTGTATGAGAGTGGATTGGATGTGTTGTGGGTGAGTGTGAGTTGTGTATGAGAGTGAGTGTGTTTGGATTGCGAATTGATTTGATTTGAATCGAATTGGTTTCTTATAATTTGTGTGTGTTGCTATCGATCGCAGTgattcacttgtgaatcacatTTGCTGGGGTAtcattttatattattataatgtGTTGTTTGCTTGTTTGCTTGTCTgcgctgttgctgttgcctttgcttttgcttttgctttgctgttgttccttatttgtttagtattgaatttaaattaatattaagaAACATCCTAACGCTCGCTGCTAGCGATGCTGAATCCTTCTGCTCCGGCTGTTTCTGCTCCTCCGTATTTTCTCCGCTCTTTTCCTGGCCTTTCgcccacatccacatccacgtcCACGTCTGCGTCCGCGACGGCCTCCGTTCTCCTCCTCTTCTGATGCACTCCCCCAATCCTCTTCAACCTCGCTTCAAAGCCAATCCCCAGCTTTTAGTCCGCGATCAGGGGCTTGCCGTTCTGCTTCTCCTTGTCCTTGTCCAATTGCTCCAAGAGTATAGCTGGATTGGGCTGACCCTGGTGGGTCTTCTGCTTCAGCATTGTCCAGTCGTAGATGTAGTCATACTGATGGTTCAGCGTCCTGAACAGTATGCTGTTTTTGGGAAAGAGAAAGTTCGGATTAGTCTACCATTAGATCATCGAGCATTACATTAAAAATTATGAATAAAAGACACATAACAAACTACTAATAAAATCAATACCAGTATTAAAACGTGCTGCACTAACGTATTCTATGtaaaaacattaaataaaacCAGTTAACTTCCTATATTAATCGACAAGTAATTATCAAAGTTATAATATAAATTGTTATTTAAGAGATAATAACCGACAAATAGCTATAACACTATTTTCAGTTCTTAATGGCTGAtagtaaaaatataaataaaatgtttattgaaTAAGTCATTGGACTTCATTGAAAATCCAGTtcattaaaacaaaaactgaAATAGTTGCTAAAATTATTGAATATTTGGTCGAAAAACGCTTATGAAAAAGACTAGCACAAAATGTAATGTTTGTATACTTGAAATTAATCCTAATTTACAGCAACAAAAATCCTACAAGATAAGTTCTATGTGCATgatcattttaaaataagatAATTGGACAAATCAAAATCTGATAATGAAAAACCAGCTCACTACAGTCGCACTTACCGGAACAATTGACGTAGGTACATGTAGTCCGGCTGCTCCTCGAAGCGCAGGCTACGACAATAGTTCAGATACATGGAGAACTCGGCCGGCGAGCCCTTGCAGAGGACCTCGATGGGCGTGGACATCTTCTTCTCGGAGATCTTCTCGTACTTCTGCTGCTTGGTGTTGGCCTTCATGCCCTGCCAGGGCAGGACGCCGCGATTGAAGTACATCATCACGTAGCCGAGTGACTCCATGTCGTCCCGGCGCGACTGTTCGATGCCCAAATGGGCATTGATCGACGCGTAGCGGGCGGTGCCGGTGAGGTTCTTGTCCTCGCGGTACAGGATGTGATGACGCGTGTGCGGATCGCGGAACTTCTTGGCCAGCCCGAAGTCGATCAGGAAGAGCTTATTGCAGTGCCGACCAATGCCCATGAGGAAGTTGTCCGGCTTAATGTCGCGATGGATGAAGCACTTCAAATGGATATACTCCAAGCGACCGATCATCTGGTCGACCAGCATCAGCACTGTCTTGATGGTAAAGTGGCGCGTGCAGAAGTTGAACAGATCCTCGAGCGAGGGTCCCAGCAGGTCCATGACCAGGGTGTTGAAGTTCTTCTCCTTGCCGTGGTGACGGATACGGGGGAAGCCCACGCCGCCGCTCAAGATACGGTACAGCTTGGCCTCATACAGCAGCTGCGGATGACGGGCGTGGGCACTCTCCATCTTGATGGCCACCTCCTCGCCGCTCTGGATGCTCATGCCCAGGTAAATGTCGCCAAACGAGCCGCTTCCTGTGGGTTTTTCATAGTGTTAGGAAGGGGATTTCCTGTGGTCTATCCAATCCCTGCCGTTTACTCACCTATCTTTCTGATCACCCGATATTTGCCACCGACGATTATCTCGGGGCGACTTTCCTTCAATATCCGCATCTTGTCCATCTTGGCTAGCTGCTCCTCCACCTAGGGGCTTCTCGTTAAAAGCAGTTGTGCGGGATCACTTGAAATACTGTAGAAATACAATGCAAAAATGTAATTAAGTGGGTTTTTTGATtgatttaaacaaaatattctCTTCAGAAGACCTTCTGAGCCCCAATCACTTTTGATTCTATGAAAATCGATTGGAATAAACTGACAGTTGGCCTCACATAAAGTAACAATCTTGATATGATACTAACAATAAAGGGTTTTTCGATAAAGTGCCACGTAAAAGGGATCTATTACAAGTCAAAAACAGCTGTCAAGAATCCCTAGAAAATCTGAGATATagcttttgtttatgtttGGTCGACAGAAAATCGTGTTCTATTACAACTTCAATTGTTTATAgaagtttattattatttatgtattgCAGATGTTTAATTTAAAGAACGGGTTACTTGATCCTAACATTAGAAATGTGACATTTGATGTATATTTGTAAAGGAAATTTGATTTTGAACACCGCACAAAAACTACACCAGATTTAACATGGactataaattttaaatttgtattatttttttagtttagtttttgaCATAAATATAAACGATTTTTGTATAAACTTGTTATAGAGTTGTATTATTATTCCTGCAACACTAAGGTTACTTTTTAGTTTGGCAATTTGTGGTAGTAGTAGAAATATTTTGGATTGTCTTTAGCGATATgggtaatatattttttaagaccTGTTTTAGTGAGACTGTTTAGAGAGTTTTAGATAGAGCCCTCAACAAAAACAGAGACGATTAACATTAATAACAATCGGAATGAGATTTACGGACCAGCTGACTTTTAACTAAGGTTACTAGATCTGTTTTTTTGTCGTCCGCTCGGGTCTATACTTTCTTTTCCACCTATCTTCCTCTTCTTTCggatttgttttgctttttttcAGCAGCTTGCACTTTACGTGTTTTTCTACCCAGTCCAATCGATACATCTGCATTATCGATTACACTCACCAGACGATCCACATTTTGGTGCAGGGTTAGGGGGGCGGGGGATTGGGATTTTCCCTGGGGTGGGGGAGTAGGGATAAATaaacacagacagacagacatcgATAAACGATAGATTGGCGACAGGTACTGCTTCCTCTTCTTCCTTACCCCGTTGGAATGCAtattacacacacacactcattGCTATGACgcacaaaaacaacaacaaccacagcaGAAGTCAGAGTgatacacacacacgcacacaacTGCAGTTGCACCTTACAAATGTTTTACACAAAAGAAAATTTCGAAGGCACACATACAggggcacacacacacacacacccatgCATCGCTCAGCGAGACACGCACACTGGCAAACAGCCCACCACACACACGTTTGAATATTTAGCACGCATTTGAAACTGGACGAAATGGGGGAAAAAAATGAAAGATCCTCGCGGATATTTAACAAACACATTTTTCCCACTGCCAGCACAATATAATTCTTACCCGCAGACGAGAAAACGAACAAATTACTGCCCTGCTGGGTGTTTTTTCTCAAGGTTGGGGCtctttttttacaaatatattCGCTGCTTTTGCTCTCGGCTGCGCTGCTTTTGcctctgctgctgcttctgctggtggagaaaaaaaaaacggaacGGGGAAAATTTCGTCGCAGATccgttttcttttcttttcgcTTTTTCCTTCCACTCTTGCGGGCACTTCTCAGTTCGATAAATATTGCACGTCGGACGCGAGGCCTTTGCAGCTAATTCGTACGCGCACAAACGGAACAAAAAGAGAggaaatatatgtattttattaactaaaataaaatggTAGACTCCAGCAAAAATGCTTTTGCATTAGTCTAGTGTGGCCAGATCTGCGCAAGGTCCGTCTGTATGCGTGAGTCTTGGGTATTGGGTATATATGGCGATAGTTTTGCCAACTATCGACACTATCGATTGGTATCGTGGTGGTTACTGCGCGCCACTTTTCAACACTGTTTCGTGACCGCTATTTTCAAATTGGCAAATACTTTCTAGTCGTGTGTGTTTGTTTGTGTGGAGTTCTTATCTGACAGAAAAGTCCAATCAGATttgttttacaaaaatggtttttatttattatttcacTTTTATcgcattttatttattttttattttacactGTCTTgtgttttaatgtattttcGTTAGCCAACAGtatctaaaatatatattattaaatttgttgatgttgtaaatttaaaatgttttgcatttaagaaaaaaaaaacttctcCTTTGCCGATATTAGCTTCCCTTCTGGTTTAAAAAAttccatttaattaaatataactAGAATTCAGCAATCCAAATACAATTTCCtaacaaaatgttttttttttatatatttaagtatGTTTCCAAGGACTATTACTTTATTTTTCGTAGAAATAGTTAGTAAATAATATAgttagtaaataaatatttggtTGGAAGAGACATGGACCTTTTACAAATGTTTGAAGTTCACTATCTTCTGAAAATTATATTGTTCCAGTTTTATATCCTATTTTAAGAAAAACTAGCTAATTTTAGGATCCATTTTGGATACGTCCGACTTACATGTCGGAAATTTAGGCTGTTTACGAGTTTTGTACTAGAGTTTTGTGAATTAtctaaataattaaaataaaaactaatgTCTGATTAAAACATTAGAAAAGTAACAAAATATTAAGGAGTCATAGGTAACAATCTGAATTTAATTTAGAAACAAAAGATGAAAATGTTAACGACGATAGATGAGCTTGGCAACTGCGGATATGTATATTTTCTCTGGCAATGTTGCTTTAAGTTACTTTCTTACCCAATTCTTCTTAGAATTGCCCATATTAAGGTTCCCCAAATCAAGCCCTTCTAGTTGTATCCCTTTTAATTACTAACACTCAAAAGTAAAACAAACGTTTAAccattaaacaaaaaatacgCCATAGTGCCTGTTTTTTggtctatatatttttattaaaaacagttttttttggttggtttttctctttcagttttttttgttttgtgaattttcggtttttgttgatttttttttgttggttttCGGTTTTTGTAAATAACGTGACGACTTGAAAACAGAAATTAAATAAGTGTACTTTACTCGTAATGTAGTAGAAAGTGTTATAAAAGCAATATTACAATAACTGTGGTAGAATTGGCTCCTAAAATAGATATTTTACAACTGATACCACTTCTTGTCTTTATATTTAAGCATTAATTGATGCGCAGTGCCGCTGAAATCTTGAGCAGTGTTGGCCATGCGCTCGGCGCGCTCCTCCAGCAAATTGAGCTTCTCGCCGCGCTCCATGGCCAGCTGGTGCGCCCGGCTGATCTCCGATGCGGCGGTGGAAGCCCTCTGGCCGAGCTGCTCCAAATTGGGCCCGGGTATGTGCCGGGCCACCGATCGATTCGCCCTCCCGCTCTGCTCGCCAActataaaatattgaaatattgattattagttttatttttagaaagtGTTTTTTAAGGGGCATATACTCACATAGCTCCTCACGATCCAGGAGCTTGGCGCCGCCGCCAAATAGACCCTTGAAGAAACCCTCCTTCGGCTGTTCGGGCATTTCGTGTACCGTATACAGCTCACCCATCATCTCCAAAATAAATTGACTGCAAAAATAAGTAAATTCGAATTAGTATCATCATACGAAATCCAAATAATTGATTTTATatgaacaaataaattattaatttattttatatgaataaattaattattcatctattttaattgaataaagtttaagtggaaaatattatttactaagccaaaaattaaatatgaatttaatttatttttggctcaaaaaaaatactataaaATGGATATTTTTCTGCATATAAAGCTAACATTTTAGTTTTTGTATGTTTATTTAagataaacattttttaaagtgtaacaCATTTAGAgatcaaataatttataattatttcacTACTTAATTATggtaatttatatatataatttgaTTAATAGACATTGGTTTCCGAAATGAGTCGTTTTGTTATTGAATTTTGATGGTAttttttcagtattttttctgttttcgAAGAATTGATCTTAAGTTTATAGGCTTACCAAAATTCCGATGATATCGTGAATTTTTGAATTTCGGTGGGCGATGCCATGTACAATCCATGACCTTTATGACTAaagcaaaatatttttgatattctgtggaaaagaaagaagaaaagTATAAAGTACAATCACATAAATTAAGGCCCTAAGACACTGCCTTCATTTTTGACTGACTGACTTGACATATGTATAAAGTCATGGCAACctaacaatattttaattaataatatattaaatcaTGTTTAGGAAGCCAtgacttaaaaaataaaaatccagTCAGTTAGTCAAAAACCAAGCAAGTATCATAAGGCCTTAAGGCCTTCGAACCCCCAAAACATACAGAGTTGTATCTTCATGAACAATGATCTGTTGACCCCATATCGAAAGCATTGGATCCACAATTCCctgtttacattttgtttgAAAACTAAGCAAAGGGCAGAATGTTAGTACGGGGGAAATGGGGTAACTGAGCTTATTAGTTGGGACTCACCTTAGTTCCAAGAGCGGTAAGAAATCAGTATCCAATAACAGTTTTAGACTAGGAAGACTATGTACCATTAGATGGCCATTCGAAAGATAGGTTGCTAAGCAAGAGCCATCTGAAATGAAAGGAATGAAAGGAATTAATGGATTAGGTAATCAactattatttatataaaaattctATTATGCTACAATTCTCATTTAGGTttgtgttaaaaatataaaatagtAAAATTTTGAAgtaatttaatataaaagtAGGTTTCGACCCAGACAAAAGGTATTAAATTGtaagtaaaattaaaacaacaTTATTTATATTTGGTTAGGGTGTactcaataaaaaaaaagataataatttaaataggGAGTGAGCCGATCATAGACGCCGCTGCATCGTTTAGACCCAGCCAAACTCCAAATATTCGGTACCTTTCATCGTGATAGTTTCTGCCTTGACTGCAAAATCCATTTCCGATAGTTGTATGCGGTTGATGCAGCACTGGTTGGCCACATCGAAGACTTTTGTTTGCTTCTCGCTAGCGATAACGATGTATTGTCGATCGGTGAGAGTTTCCAGGCCGGTGCTCACACTTCCGCTGAtgccgctgctgctggcgctgctgctgctcatTCCGCCGCCGACGCCGCCGGTGGCCGCTCCACTGCCCCCGGCCGCTCCCGCCGATGCCCCACCACCAACTGCACCACCACCGCCGCCACCTGCTCCTCCAGCGGACGCTCCGCCACTTGCCGCACCACCGGCAGCGCCACCACCACTGCCGCCACCGCCGACAGCTCCGCCGGCGGACGCACCACCCGCCATGCCGCCAGCGACCGAGGTGTTTGATATTGTATTGGCAGTTGTCGGTGTGAATGTGGGACTGGTGCGGCTGCTGCTCCTTGTGGGTGTGCCTTTATAAATGGTATATAATAGTATATAGGGATTAGTCAGGTGGAAGGCTTGGGATTGAAGGATTGAAGTTCTCCTCGCTTACGGTCTTTGTTGTCCCTCTTCTCGTCACGCCAGGTCTCAAACGTATAGGGTATGATCGAGCCGTATGAGTCTAAAAAAGACATGGAAGTTATGGATCCTTTGAGTCGTACCACGGGGCCACCTGAAAGAATATAAACATATGTTTCAATTATAGATTACAGATTATATAGGTAGCTTGGAAGACAATTCACTTAAACCGACCAGATAAAGAAAGTTTCAATCAAATCATCGCTCTGTTGTATCATTTTGAAATCTCCAAAAGGGTTTAAAACgccttttttataattattataaaatgttcGACTATAATGTAAAATTTACAGGCGAACTTTAATTAAGCTATAGCTACGTGGCCTTAAgcttagttttttttttttttttttttttttttttttttttttttagatccaTACAATAAAATTATTGGATGCTATAACGCCCGGTTGAAATAATGCCTAGTGAAATAACGCCCATGTTTAGTTTAATTATACTTCTTTCgtaattgttgttttttcttttattccCATGGGCGGTATTCCATTGGGCTTTATTTCATTGGGCGTTATTTCATAGGGCGTTTTTTTATTGGGCGTAATTTCATAGGGCGTTACTTCCCTGGGCGTTATTGCATGCCAACGTATTTTTCAGCACTCACCATTTATTGTTATCAATACTGGCTGAGATTTGCGCACATCTCGCTCCGGCATGGTGATGAACAATGTCAGTATCGAACCGAAACTAGTTCCAATCCACAAAGTAGGAACAAGTGTcaaaatatctttataaaagaatacaataaatataatttatctCATTAAAATTTCAATAGGCACCGATTAATCTTACCATTTCGTTTTGCATAACTCTCGATAAAAGCTAAACAGGTAACAGATTCAGAGGAAGACATATCAATGCTGGACATTGACGATGATCTGGATCTTGAGAAAGTTCCATCCAATTTATCTGTAATTTATTCGGGTTTGGTTTTGGGGATcagaaattgttttttttttttggtggatGGCATATAGATaggagaaagagagagagataaATAAACGCGAGTTACATCAAAATCGttagatattttaaaaaatattgtgaaACAGAGACAGGCGGATATAGAAATAGAGAGAGATAGAGTGATAAAGAGAGatagatagagagagagagagagagagtaaAAGCGGCGGGCGGTAGTAGGCAAAACTTTTGCTTAgatatttaattgaatttttgctttgttttctAATTAAGTTATTTTAATTGCGATTTTTGCACTATGTTGTTTTTGCGCTGCACAACACTAAATTTACCGCTAGGCTGCCTAATTATTGGTAGTTGCTCTATGTGTGAATTGcatgtgtatgtgtgtgtgtgtttttttttaatgtttgcATCAGCCGCTcgcttaattaaaatattattttattcgAATTACCAAATGGCACTGGAAAAGCAGTTCATGTTATTCATAAAGCTAAATTTATGAAGCAA harbors:
- the CkIalpha gene encoding casein kinase I; the protein is MDKMRILKESRPEIIVGGKYRVIRKIGSGSFGDIYLGMSIQSGEEVAIKMESAHARHPQLLYEAKLYRILSGGVGFPRIRHHGKEKNFNTLVMDLLGPSLEDLFNFCTRHFTIKTVLMLVDQMIGRLEYIHLKCFIHRDIKPDNFLMGIGRHCNKLFLIDFGLAKKFRDPHTRHHILYREDKNLTGTARYASINAHLGIEQSRRDDMESLGYVMMYFNRGVLPWQGMKANTKQQKYEKISEKKMSTPIEVLCKGSPAEFSMYLNYCRSLRFEEQPDYMYLRQLFRILFRTLNHQYDYIYDWTMLKQKTHQGQPNPAILLEQLDKDKEKQNGKPLIAD